The DNA segment gatgatttttcacgCACTACTTGGTTCTATCTTATGCGTTTTAAATCTGAGACATATGCCAATCTCATGCATTTCTTTGCCCTTGTCCAAAATCAATTTAATACCACGGTTAAAAAAATTCGCACTGATAATGGACAAGAATTTCTTTCGCACAAATTTCAAACCTACCTTCATACTCACGGCATTATTCATGAGCGTGTCTGCGttgaaactcctcaacaaaatggtgttgcagaGCGAAAACACAGGCACCTCTTGAATATTGCTCGTAGCCTTCGCTTCCAAGCACACTTACCCCTAAAATTTTGGAGCGAGTGTGTGCTCACTGCAGCATATCTCATTAACCGTACACCCAGTCGCATTCTTCAAAATAAATCCCCTTTTGAACTTCTTCTCCACACCATTCCCAATTATAATCACCTTTGTGTGTTCGGTTGTCTATGTTATGCCCAAACCCTTCGTGCTCATCGAGATAAATTCTCTCCCCGTGCCTCCAAATGTATTTTTCTTGGCTACCCCAGTAACCACAAAGCATACAAACTCTACAATCTAGACACACATACCATTTTTTATTCCCGCGATGTCACTTTCCATGAAGACATCTTTCCCTTCCAAGATCTCCCTGATCTTTCCACCTCACCTTCTCCCATTCTTCCCTTACCTGTTCCCGAACCTCCCTCATTGACCCCATCTCTTCCCCCTCCCATCAATCTCACAACCCCTTCCCCCCTCCCTACTAACATCATGGCATCTtcctctcttcctcctccttctcgacCTCGTCGCAATGCCACTCGACCTGCTTACCTCCAGGATTATGTTTGTCCGACTCTACATACAGAGCCCACGGCACCATCACTCGCTGAGTCAACCTCAGGTACTGCTCACCCTTTAtctgcttttctttcttattcttttttctcATGCTCTCATCTTACATATTTACATGCTCTCACCACTTCTATCGAACCTTCTTGTTATTCTACTGCCCTTCGTCATTCCCATTGGCGCGACGCCATGACTAATGAGCTACATGCCCTTGAAGCAAATTCTACCTGGACACTTGAACCTCTCCTTCCTGGTAAAAAACTCATCGGTTGCAAATGGGTCTTTAAAACCAAGCTCAAAGCCGATGGCTCTGTTGAACGATATAAAGCTCACCTGGTTgccaaaggctacactcaaGTTGAAGGACTCGATTATCATGAGACTTTGCCCCTGTTACAAAAATGACTATTGTCCGATGCTTGTTAGCTATTGCTGCCACTCAGCACTGGCTCATTCACCCACTTGATGTCAACAATGCCTTCCTCCATGGTGATCTTGATGAAGAAGTGTACATGACACCACCTCCCGGATATTGCCCTAATGGGGAGACTCGTGTTTGTCATCTCCGCAAATCTCTCTATGATCTCAAACAGGCATCCCACAACTGGTTTTTTAAACTAACCACTGTGCTTCTTGATGCAGGTTTTATTCAATCTCAAGCAGATCACTCTTTATTCACCTTGGTCACAACCACGAGTATCACCATTGTGCtcgtctatgttgatgatattctaGTTGCTGGCAATGATCTCTCTAAAATAGAAGACTTCAAACATGCTCTCTCCACCAATTTCAAAACCAAGGATCTCGGCccactcaaatattttcttggtctcaaAGTTTTTCGTTCATCAAAAGGCATCTTCCttaatcaaagaaaatatgctCTTGATATTTTGAAAGACAGTGGCCAACTCGGCGCCCGGAACGCTCCCTTCCCCATGGAACAAAACTCGAAGCTCAACAATCAAGATGGCACCCTTCTTCTTGATCCAAGCTCCTATCAACAACTTGTGGGCTGCCTCATCTATCTCACTATCACTCATCCTGATATTGTCTTCACCGTGAACATCCTCAGTCAGTTTTTGCATGCTCCTCGCCTTCCTCACATGCAAGCCGCCACCCGTGTTCTCTGTTACATCAAAGGCAGTTCAGGTCAAGGCATTTTCTTTACATCCTCCAATACCTTACATGTTACTGCCTACACTAATTCTGATTGGGCCAGTTGCCCTACTACCCGCTGCTCCACCACCGGTTTTTTCATTCAGCTTGGCACGACTCCTATTTACTGGCGTACCAAAAAACAAACGACTATCGCCCGCTCTTCCGCTGAAGCTGAATATCGAGCTATGGCTGTCGCCACATGCGAGCTGACATGGTTGAAACAACTCCTCACTGACTTTGGTATCTCTCATCCTGAACCTTTCAGCTTGCATTGTGATAATCAATCTGCTCTACATATTGCCCATAATCCCGTATTTCATGAACGCACCAAacatattgagattgattgcCACATTATTCGAGATAAGATCCGGTCTGGTCTACTCACTGCAGTCCATACGTCACCACATGAGCAAATTGCAGACATCTTCACTAAAACTTTAGGCCGCGAACTCTTCCATCATTTTCTACGCAAGTTGGGCATTGCGGACCTCCATGCGCCAACTTGGGGGGGAATATTGACAACACAATCACCGGATTCCAATTTGCACAAAATCCTCACCATATTTTCAGCAAGCGTTctttatttgtaattatttcCATACTTAGTCTAATTTCCTTACATTTGGTTATTTCCATACTTAGTCTAGTATTTCCATACTTAGCTACGCtcattgtaattatttaaaCCATCCGTGTATCATTGTAATGTGCAAGTATTTTGGAATGAAAGTGATTCAACTTTTCAATTCTTGACATATTAGAGCCAAAGAATATTCAAAGTGCACCCAGCTTACGCAAATCCAGTCAACACAGCCGTAATCACATTTAGCACATCACCCCCATTGTATCCTTTATTCAGTATCAATTTCGATCCAAACCATACTGCAATAGCAAAGCTGCCAAATACTACTAACTTAAAGGCGGCAAAACCTAACCCTGAAACCAAGCCTTCATGAACACCAGCtttgtaatttgtttttagGAACCTTTCATAGTTCATTACGGCTTGTTTCTCCCTAGTAAATGATACCACCTACACAAGAACCAAATGGTGGATATCAGTAATTTGCTAGAAAATAACTGCAATTTCAACTAAGTTTTACCAAGAGATAAAGTTCATATTCCCCAGGgataatgcatatatatagttcCCACAACATGACATACTGTTCTAATTGAGCTGATTGTTTCTTCAACCACATTGGCTGCATTTGTATAAGCAGCTTGTCCACTGGAAGCTGTCTTAGCTATGACCATTGACATAAGAGCACCAGTTGCCACAAGAAGAGGAAATGAGGCAACATGACAAGGGTAAGAAGCCAGCCTTTGGAAAATGCCACAACAAAACCTCCAATGAATGTTTACATCAGCTACAGAAATTTCCCAACCTACACGTTCAAAAAACTTATGTTGTTTTTTGTCCAATTGTGAATTTTGATGTACAAAGTCAGCAATATAGTACCTTCTCACCCATGGCATCTTGTATGAGAACAGTGTCACCATACATCCTCCCAACCACCTCTCCAGTGTTCGTTTCATTATCAAAAAAAGCCACATCTTGTCTCAAAATAGCCTTCAAGTACAAACCCCGTATTCTCGCAGTTTGTCTCTCCCCTGTGATCATCCAGCAAGCCACCTCTAACAAGAACAAGAcaactttctcatttttcagTACCACCTGATTGATGGATGTTTTTAGCGTTCAAtaaatttcttgtaatattttgttatggAATCTACTTACGGATGAATCCTCCGGCACCAACCCCAATACCAAGGTAGACTATTTTTAGACAGACCTAAAACATTACCAAGAAACTAATCAATGTCATCTTCAATATCTGACCAACAAATTAGCATATTAGAAACTAGGAGTGTTCAAATGCATTAGATCttctaaaaacaatattaaagaaGCGCTAGACAAGTTATACTACTACTATTACTAGAGATCATGGCATATTCTAGACTTTCATCAGTGGAGAGGGCTCGATATCCTCTTGAAGCCCATTGGGTAGACCAATGATCATGGGTCACCAAACAGGTTATTGACCCACGGTTTCTTATGAACTCAGCCCACCTCCAGGATCCAATATGTCCTAACCACCGAAAGGGTAACTGACAAAGAGTCCATCAGGCAAAGGAATtgtcatttaaatacaaataaacCCTTTATCCCATGACTTGAATTTTGAAGAAGCAATTAAGCTCGCTTTCATATAATAATGGAAGTTGGCTCTATATATACAAAGAACTCATGCATGTGTAGATTATCGATATGTGTAGATTATCTTATTCATTAGTATTGAAGAGAGAGTTTCATTGTAATTACTAACTTAGGCATTGGAGGTGTTTCCATGAATCCCTAAACCACTCTAATCTTTAATTGCAGGTGATCGTGCATGAGGGTGAGAGGCGGTGAAACAAGTCCATAACAATCAGAAaaagtagtgaaaaataaattgaacGTTCAGCTACAGTTTTCCAACGGCAGATTGGAATTGAACTCGGGAAGCATAGTTTTTACCTTGGAAACTAAAGGAACAATGTCTGTAGTCCTTTCCAAACTATTGATCATTTCCCCGAAGAATACAGTTATTAGGGGCAGACCTAAGCCATTTCCAATGGCCCCCATTGTACCAGCAATCATCAAGAAAACATCAGTGGAATCTGCAAAAGAGAAAAGCTTAAGAAATGGAACAGTTTTGGAATTCGGATCTCCTCCGGTACTCTTCTTGAAGTCTTCTCGATCACCAATCACATTCGGGCTATTATTCTCAGCTTTTTCTACGTTGTTTTTTAGTTCGGATCCGTCATGTGTGGTTGTTGTTCCGCCGTTCAAGCCATTTTCCATCTCCATTTACACCGTCCACTAAAATAGCACCTTCACAACACAATTTACTACTTAAAAAATGGGGACTAATAGAATCATGGATTATAATGAAAAACAGATCAGAGGCAGCGAAAAAAATAACGAGTCGTATACATGTTTTTCGTTTGTCAGAGTGATCGTTATAAGTAAAAACATACCCGcaaatttcagttttaagtcGAATAGATCGCTCAAGACGGGAAATTCTAGCTCACTAAAGTCAAAAGAACAATAGAACAAGCTGTAACAAggtgagagagacagagacagaaaTAGAGAGATATGCGGTATGTCATTTGGTGGTCATGaaacataaatgaaaaaaaaaaaagaaagaaggaaaagaaatgaaacttcAGAGCCCAAGTgataaatattttctcaatggaAGCCTGCACAACAGAAAATATTCCAACGAAAACATCTCTGAGTCATTCCTCTAAGGGTGTAAGAAAACAGGGTCATGTGCTGAAAATGGAGGACCTTTTAGGTGGGTGTAGTCAGGGAATGTAGAGCAGAAGTAATCTTCTGTTTCAATGCCAGTGAAAAACAATTACAACAAGGTGCTTTTGTAAAACCTCTTCAACCGTGAGAGTCTTTGAGAGTCTTATTGTATTTATACACTCGTATATTGTATCAATACATGAGAGTTTGTGCTGATTGGAGGCCTAGGATACATACGGTAAAGGAAAGTAATTATATTACAATAAAGATATTAGTCGTTGCATGATCTGGAGGATGGGCTGGCTATTCCATAATTTGTGGATGTAATCTTGCTTGTAGCCATTGGTTCTTTGTATGGGAGGTAGCCGTTTGGTTCTTCACAAGGTAAGTTTTCTTCTGACTTGTTTGTGGTGTTAATATGCCCCCGCAAACTATGCTGAGGGACGAGGCCAAGTTTGGTCCGAAGATTAATAAGAGCAGGGCGGCCAAGCGGTTTGGTAAACATATCGGCAAGTTGATTAGATGCTGAGACATGCCGAGTGTGAAGAAGTCCAAGAGCAACACGTTCACAAACATAGTGATAatcaatttcaatatgcttGCTTCAAGCGTGAAAGACAGGATTAACAGTCATGTAGAGAGCACTAATATTATCACAGAGTAACAACGGCATGGAGGTGAGGTGAATGCCAAGATCACGTAATAGGAACGATATCCAAGTGAGTTCGGCAGTTGTATGGGCCATTGCACGGTACTCAGCTTCAGAGCTTGATCGAGAGACTGTGTGTTGTTTTTTTGCAGACCAGGAGATACAGTTGCTTCCAAAAAAGACACAGTAGCCAGTGGTGGAGCGTCTAGTAGTAGGACAACCTGCCCAATCTGCATCAGAAAATGCATAGAGATCAAGAGTAGAATGGGAACTAAAATGAAGACCAAGGTCTACAGTGCCTTTTAAATACCGAAGAATACACTTGACCATTTTATAATTTGCTTCAGTAGGTGAATGCATGAATTGAGAGACAAAATTAACACTATAAGAGAGGTCAAGATGAGTAAGGATAAGATATTGTAGAGCACCAACAATACTACGGTAGTGAGCAGGGTCAGAGAAGGGTATCTGAGAGGTAAGACCTTTGGTCCGTGGCATCATGAGAGTGCCCATAGGTTTACAGTCATGCATCTTATCGCGTTCGAGAATATCAAGAGTATATTTGGTTTGAGAGAGGGTAAGGCCTTCAGCGGTGGGACTGATTTGGATGCCAAGGAAATAGTGAAGAGGGTCAAGGTCTTTCATGGCAAATTGACTATGAAGAGTGGAAATAAATTCAAGAAGATACGCAGTAGAGGAGCCAGtcaataaaatatcatcaacaagAGTAAAATAAGAGTATCACGCGAGGAATGACaaacaaataaagaagaatCAGTAGTGCTACAAAGAAAGCCATGAGTTAATAAAAAACTGCTAAATTTGTCAAACCAAGCATGAAGagcctgtttgagaccataaagagctttatttaatttgca comes from the Carya illinoinensis cultivar Pawnee chromosome 8, C.illinoinensisPawnee_v1, whole genome shotgun sequence genome and includes:
- the LOC122274388 gene encoding uncharacterized mitochondrial protein AtMg00810-like — encoded protein: MKDLDPLHYFLGIQISPTAEGLTLSQTKYTLDILERDKMHDCKPMGTLMMPRTKGLTSQIPFSDPAHYRSIVGALQYLILTHLDLSYSVNFVSQFMHSPTEANYKMVKCILRYLKGTVDLGLHFSSHSTLDLYAFSDADWAGCPTTRRSTTGYCVFFGSNCISWSAKKQHTVSRSSSEAEYRAMAHTTAELTWISFLLRDLGIHLTSMPLLLCDNISALYMTVNPVFHA